The window GTTCGCCGCGCTGGCCGCCTCCGCCCGTACCGCTGCCGAGAACAAGAGGGCCTGCCCATGACCCCCGCCGAAGCCGCCGCGACCGCGGAGTCCGCGAGACCCGCCGCCGAACCCGGCTCCGTCGCGCCCGCGCCCGGTGCCACCCCGCCGCGCAGGCCGCTGGTCGCCCGTGCCGCCGCCGAACTCATAGGCACGGCGCTGCTGGTGGCGGTCGTGGTCGGTTCCGGCATCCAGGCCACCGAACTGACCAAGGACGTCGGCCTGCAGCTGCTGGCCAACTCCACGGCCACCGTCTTCGGCCTCGGCATCCTCATCCTGCTGCTCGGCCCGGTCTCCGGCGCGCACTTCAACCCGGTCGTCACCCTGGCCGAGTGGTGGACGGCGCGCCGCGGGGGCGCCGGGGTCACCCTGCGCGAGGTGGCGGTGTACGTGCCCGCGCAGATCGTCGGCGCGATCGCGGGCGCGATCCTGGCGGACGCGATGTTCGGCAGGCCGCTGGTGGAGTGGTCCACGCACGACCGCTCCGCCGGGCACCTGCTGCTCGGTGAAGTCGTCGCGACGGCCGGTCTGATCCTGCTGATCTTCGGCCTGGCCCGAGCCGACCGA is drawn from Streptomyces bottropensis ATCC 25435 and contains these coding sequences:
- a CDS encoding aquaporin — translated: MTPAEAAATAESARPAAEPGSVAPAPGATPPRRPLVARAAAELIGTALLVAVVVGSGIQATELTKDVGLQLLANSTATVFGLGILILLLGPVSGAHFNPVVTLAEWWTARRGGAGVTLREVAVYVPAQIVGAIAGAILADAMFGRPLVEWSTHDRSAGHLLLGEVVATAGLILLIFGLARADRLQYAPVAVASYIGAAYWFTSSTSFANPAVTIGRAFTDTFAGIAPGSLLGFIGMQIIGGVVGLALVALIFMPPRPAE